The window CCTATGCCTGCTCTACCTCGTTATATTCGCCCAACCGCTGATCCTTTATTCCTTTTCAGACCAAGCGAACAAAGAAGGTCGGTGTCACCGGTAAATACGGTACCCGTTACGGTGCCTCCCTCAGGAAGACGTGAGTCGACGCAATCTGACCAGTCTTGAATATTGTGATTGACGTTTCACTTTAGcgtcaagaagatggaaatcACCCAGCACGCTCGATACTCTTGCCCTAACTGTGGCAAGGTCAGTTATTCACCTTGTCTCACGTCACAGGCATTAGACTGATCCAAACATGTAGGTCGCCGTCAAGCGAACCAACGTTGGTATCTGGGCTTGCAAGGGCTGCAACAAGTCTTACGCCGGTGGTGCTTACACCTTCGGTACTCCTTCTGCCGCTACCGTCCGATCTACCATTAGACGATTGAGGGAGGTTGCTGAGGTTTAAGGGGTGGTCGAGATGTATTGCATAGCCGATTAGCAGTGAACACCTTTTCTTCGGATGGTTTCAGCTTCGTCGATGGTCGTGTACGGGTCATTCGCGCTAATTGTTTTTGGTTGACAAGGAACCTGTC of the Cryptococcus tetragattii IND107 chromosome 2, whole genome shotgun sequence genome contains:
- a CDS encoding 60S ribosomal protein eL43, which produces MTKRTKKVGVTGKYGTRYGASLRKTVKKMEITQHARYSCPNCGKVAVKRTNVGIWACKGCNKSYAGGAYTFGTPSAATVRSTIRRLREVAEV